One Acetobacter ghanensis DNA window includes the following coding sequences:
- the gpt gene encoding xanthine phosphoribosyltransferase, with amino-acid sequence MAVHYATVTWEQLHRDARALAAALVPRMPFKGIVAVTRGGLIPAAIAARELGCRLIETISVVTYDEEEKGRPQIIKAPEAAGDGEGFLIIDDLVDSGVTARFVRECLPKAYFACLYAKPAGKPLTDMFITEVPQDTWVLFPWDTAPLFVPPLVSNKKECAE; translated from the coding sequence ATGGCTGTGCATTATGCCACGGTAACATGGGAACAACTGCATCGGGATGCCCGAGCGCTGGCGGCGGCCCTTGTGCCCAGAATGCCATTTAAAGGCATTGTTGCCGTAACGCGTGGCGGTCTGATCCCCGCCGCCATTGCCGCAAGGGAGTTGGGGTGCCGGCTGATCGAAACGATTTCCGTCGTGACATATGATGAAGAAGAAAAGGGACGCCCCCAGATTATCAAAGCCCCGGAAGCCGCAGGGGATGGGGAAGGGTTCCTGATTATTGATGATCTGGTCGATTCTGGCGTAACGGCGCGCTTTGTGCGTGAATGCCTGCCCAAAGCCTATTTTGCCTGCCTGTATGCTAAACCTGCCGGTAAGCCCCTGACCGATATGTTTATTACGGAAGTCCCGCAGGATACGTGGGTTCTTTTTCCGTGGGATACGGCTCCGTTGTTTGTTCCGCCGCTGGTCAGCAACAAAAAAGAGTGTGCGGAGTAA
- a CDS encoding P-II family nitrogen regulator, which translates to MKLITAIIKPFKLDDVREALAPLGVQGITVSEVKGFGRQKGQTEIYRGAEYRISFLPKIKVEVAVSDALLDQVLEAILDAAHTGKIGDGKIFVSELDRVIRIRTRETGDAAL; encoded by the coding sequence ATGAAGCTGATTACCGCCATTATAAAGCCCTTTAAACTCGATGATGTCAGGGAGGCTCTTGCGCCGCTTGGTGTGCAGGGGATCACTGTTTCCGAGGTCAAGGGGTTTGGTCGCCAGAAAGGGCAGACGGAAATTTACCGTGGAGCTGAATACCGGATCAGCTTCCTGCCCAAGATCAAGGTGGAAGTCGCTGTGAGCGATGCCCTGCTTGACCAGGTTCTGGAAGCGATTCTGGATGCAGCCCATACGGGCAAGATCGGGGATGGCAAAATTTTTGTCAGTGAACTCGATCGTGTCATCCGTATCCGCACGCGTGAGACGGGGGATGCCGCTCTTTAA
- the cysE gene encoding serine O-acetyltransferase: MMCAPQLNVLWRQMTQQACSCHDPLVRGLLATGVRSHSSFASALAALIGRKLGDRSVAADALSELVKESFDAEPDIVCAAAADLLAIRERDPACPDFVTPFLFFKGYHAVQTYRVARWLWLSGRRHLALHLQSRASELFGVDIHPAARLGRRILFDHGTGIVVGETSIIEDDVSILQNVTLGGTGKHCGDRHPKVRRGVLIGAGAKVLGNIEIGEGAKIGAGSIVLEPVPPFTTVVGNPARKVGVRHKGMPALNMDQTLPPIDYII, translated from the coding sequence ATGATGTGCGCGCCACAGCTTAACGTGCTGTGGCGGCAGATGACGCAACAGGCATGCAGTTGCCACGACCCGCTGGTGCGGGGTCTGCTGGCAACTGGCGTGCGCAGCCATTCCAGCTTTGCCTCAGCCCTTGCGGCCCTGATTGGCCGCAAACTGGGTGACAGATCTGTTGCTGCTGATGCTCTTTCAGAACTGGTGAAAGAGAGCTTTGACGCGGAACCGGATATTGTGTGCGCCGCAGCCGCGGACCTGCTGGCCATTCGGGAGCGGGACCCCGCCTGCCCGGACTTTGTAACGCCATTCCTGTTTTTTAAAGGCTACCATGCCGTTCAGACGTACCGGGTTGCCCGCTGGCTCTGGCTCTCTGGTCGGCGGCATCTGGCCCTGCATCTACAAAGCCGCGCCTCGGAACTGTTTGGTGTGGACATTCACCCTGCAGCCCGGCTTGGCCGCCGCATTCTGTTCGACCACGGCACCGGTATTGTGGTGGGAGAAACATCCATTATTGAGGACGATGTTTCCATCCTACAAAATGTTACCCTTGGCGGCACAGGCAAGCACTGTGGAGATCGCCACCCCAAGGTACGCCGTGGCGTGCTGATTGGCGCAGGCGCAAAAGTGTTGGGAAATATTGAAATTGGGGAAGGCGCCAAAATTGGTGCAGGCTCCATTGTGTTGGAACCCGTCCCCCCCTTTACCACGGTTGTTGGCAACCCGGCCCGCAAGGTTGGTGTGCGCCACAAAGGTATGCCCGCCCTCAATATGGACCAGACACTCCCCCCGATTGATTACATTATTTAA
- a CDS encoding DUF6525 family protein, producing the protein MTRPLPPTNERTLRHEVWRRYDGNDWQAFDALPPSIKQRVTQHSYDAWSVNVLMLWRHYKRLYGRTLRAEKALTRYLDYCERLERDVFAARYAEQYGMLLPHLAAEGTVQR; encoded by the coding sequence ATGACCCGGCCATTGCCTCCTACAAATGAACGTACTCTGCGGCATGAAGTCTGGCGGCGCTATGATGGGAATGACTGGCAGGCGTTTGATGCGCTTCCTCCAAGTATAAAGCAGCGTGTGACGCAGCATAGTTACGATGCATGGTCGGTTAACGTGCTTATGCTTTGGCGGCATTACAAACGGCTGTATGGCCGTACGCTCAGAGCGGAAAAAGCGTTAACCCGTTATCTGGACTATTGCGAACGGCTGGAGCGGGATGTGTTCGCGGCACGCTATGCGGAGCAATATGGCATGTTGCTACCGCATCTGGCTGCGGAGGGCACGGTGCAAAGGTAA
- a CDS encoding ETC complex I subunit has translation MPARIYKQSKPAGQSGLAGTRQWVFEYGQSAPRKQDALMGWTGSADTRSQLRLMFDTCEAAEAYAQREQIAYEVEQPAERLRRPKVYADNFGYKRIQNWTH, from the coding sequence ATGCCAGCGCGTATTTATAAGCAGTCCAAGCCAGCCGGTCAGTCTGGTCTGGCAGGCACCCGGCAGTGGGTGTTTGAGTATGGGCAAAGTGCCCCACGTAAGCAGGACGCCCTTATGGGGTGGACCGGCAGCGCAGATACCCGCTCCCAACTTCGCCTGATGTTTGATACGTGTGAAGCAGCAGAAGCTTATGCCCAACGTGAGCAGATTGCTTACGAAGTGGAGCAGCCTGCTGAACGCCTGCGTCGGCCCAAAGTTTACGCCGATAATTTTGGTTACAAGCGTATCCAAAACTGGACGCATTGA